The following are encoded together in the Deinococcus aquaedulcis genome:
- a CDS encoding Fic/DOC family protein, with translation MLKNRLGLTDQAALSAQEADYSKMRYALMQAGLGPKVQTFDLEHLKANHRFLFQDVYEWAGRTRGEVTVVNGETFLPPPGLRKGETEFMRADLIAPKLEKVFEQLREDNHLRGLSRGEFADKAAALLADINMAHPFREGNGRTQRAFLEQLGAQAGHKLDFAPITQERMRVDSISAEKGDLSGFQQMFREITDQRQVALMVEAFRHLEREGFNPNSMYLMATQHGRVYEADPVERTTKAAMLITADSKLLVTPAESLQKAVQTENGVRFTANHGRGMGMEM, from the coding sequence GTGCTCAAGAACCGCCTGGGACTGACCGACCAGGCGGCGCTTTCTGCCCAGGAAGCCGATTACTCGAAGATGCGGTACGCCCTGATGCAAGCCGGCCTGGGGCCGAAAGTGCAGACGTTCGACCTGGAGCATCTGAAGGCCAACCACCGCTTTCTGTTTCAGGATGTGTACGAGTGGGCGGGCCGCACGCGCGGTGAGGTGACGGTGGTGAACGGTGAGACCTTCTTGCCTCCGCCTGGGCTGCGCAAAGGCGAGACAGAGTTCATGCGCGCGGATCTGATTGCTCCGAAGCTGGAGAAGGTGTTCGAGCAGCTGCGGGAGGACAACCACCTGCGGGGGCTCAGCCGCGGCGAGTTCGCCGATAAGGCAGCGGCGCTGCTGGCCGACATCAACATGGCCCACCCGTTTCGGGAGGGGAACGGCCGTACACAGCGGGCGTTTCTGGAGCAGCTGGGCGCGCAGGCAGGGCACAAGTTGGACTTCGCGCCTATCACGCAGGAGCGGATGCGGGTGGACAGCATCTCAGCGGAAAAGGGCGACCTCAGCGGGTTCCAGCAGATGTTCCGGGAGATCACGGATCAGCGTCAGGTGGCCTTGATGGTAGAGGCCTTCCGGCATCTGGAGCGCGAGGGGTTCAACCCGAACAGCATGTACCTCATGGCCACCCAGCACGGCCGGGTGTACGAAGCAGATCCGGTCGAGCGCACGACCAAAGCCGCCATGCTGATCACGGCAGACAGCAAGCTGCTGGTGACGCCGGCAGAAAGTCTGCAGAAGGCCGTGCAGACGGAGAACGGTGTCCGATTCACGGCCAATCATGGCCGGGGAATGGGCATGGAGATGTAA
- a CDS encoding antitoxin VbhA family protein: MTIPLLQMFEEREQRKAALAAADHHLRIEGAQASAETAHLFQQYADGVLDAQGLKDALDAHYRHPDPQPL; this comes from the coding sequence ATGACCATCCCCCTGCTTCAGATGTTTGAAGAGCGCGAACAGCGCAAAGCGGCGCTCGCTGCGGCCGACCATCACCTGCGCATTGAGGGTGCCCAGGCGTCCGCTGAGACGGCGCATCTGTTTCAGCAGTACGCCGATGGGGTGCTGGACGCACAGGGCCTGAAAGACGCACTGGACGCCCATTACCGGCATCCAGATCCGCAGCCCCTCTAA
- the topA gene encoding type I DNA topoisomerase translates to MSITLVIVESPSKAKKIQGYLGSGYTVRASLGHIRDLPSTKAEIPEKYASEAWARLGVNVADGFKPIYIVPAGKKKVVSELRALVKKADRVLLATDPDREGEAIAWHLVAALGLKSGFERMTFHEITKEAIQAAAQNTRPIDYALVGAQESRRIIDRLLGYGVSPLLWNSISSGLSAGRVQSAALVALAHREQTRMAHVSAPYWRVTAQIGDKKAFTAAVLGVSGQRLATPKDFDPATGQLKTDALVLTSEQAGQLVTFLKARPVTVLSTECVPYSTKPPAPFTTSTLQQEASKALKFSPKQSMDVAQKLYEGGHITYMRTDSPSLSDEATAAARAVAVAAFGDDAVPSNPRTYAAKAKNAQEAHEAIRPSGKVFKAPEATGLSGDELALYDLIYRRTVASQMLDLTGMKTTLILKAGAVQLGAVGRTVTEPGFTRLYQDVQEGEGEESQVLPDVQQGATLPVKDAKAEEKKTPAPGRFTEASLVRALEKVGVGRPSTYASILSTLDHRGYTRVVKRQLTVTWLGLLVSTYLAQACADLVDVQFTAHMESELDQIAEGALKRETYLTRFWTEGFARTIAQAPQRAPSVSVPRVPGAVVTVRAGEVILALNGRTAPLPVDLVPDDLTPEVAADLLAGKVSVKKPAAKRSAAPRKKSGKASSTRTPRKKAVN, encoded by the coding sequence ATGTCCATCACACTCGTTATTGTGGAATCGCCCAGCAAGGCGAAAAAGATTCAGGGCTACCTGGGAAGCGGCTATACCGTGCGCGCCAGCCTGGGCCACATCCGCGATTTGCCCTCGACGAAAGCAGAGATTCCGGAGAAGTACGCTTCAGAAGCCTGGGCCCGCCTGGGGGTCAATGTCGCGGACGGCTTCAAGCCTATCTACATCGTGCCTGCAGGGAAGAAAAAGGTCGTTTCCGAACTGCGCGCCTTGGTGAAAAAAGCGGACCGCGTGCTGCTGGCCACTGACCCGGACCGCGAAGGTGAAGCGATTGCCTGGCACCTCGTTGCAGCGCTGGGCCTCAAGAGTGGCTTCGAGCGCATGACCTTCCACGAGATCACCAAAGAAGCCATTCAGGCGGCCGCCCAGAACACCCGCCCGATCGATTACGCCCTGGTGGGCGCGCAGGAATCCCGGCGCATCATTGACCGGCTGCTGGGCTACGGGGTTTCGCCCCTGCTGTGGAACAGCATCTCCTCTGGCCTGTCGGCTGGCCGGGTGCAGTCAGCCGCGCTCGTGGCCCTGGCCCACCGGGAACAGACCCGCATGGCGCACGTCTCCGCCCCCTACTGGCGGGTGACGGCGCAGATTGGCGACAAAAAGGCCTTCACGGCGGCGGTCCTCGGCGTCAGTGGCCAGCGCCTCGCCACCCCTAAAGACTTTGACCCGGCCACCGGCCAACTGAAGACGGACGCCCTGGTGCTGACGTCTGAACAGGCGGGCCAGCTGGTGACGTTCCTTAAGGCCCGGCCCGTGACAGTGCTCTCCACCGAATGCGTGCCGTACTCCACCAAGCCCCCGGCACCGTTCACCACCTCGACGCTGCAACAGGAGGCCTCCAAAGCCCTGAAGTTCAGCCCGAAGCAGAGCATGGACGTGGCCCAGAAGCTCTATGAAGGCGGGCACATCACCTACATGCGGACCGACAGCCCTTCGCTGAGTGATGAGGCCACCGCTGCAGCGCGTGCGGTCGCCGTGGCGGCGTTTGGAGACGATGCTGTGCCCTCAAACCCCAGGACCTATGCCGCAAAGGCCAAGAACGCCCAGGAGGCGCATGAGGCCATCCGGCCCTCGGGCAAGGTCTTCAAAGCGCCAGAGGCCACGGGTCTGTCTGGGGATGAGCTGGCCCTGTATGACCTGATTTACCGGCGCACCGTGGCGTCTCAAATGCTCGACCTGACGGGCATGAAAACCACCCTGATCCTGAAGGCAGGCGCGGTGCAGCTGGGCGCCGTGGGCCGCACGGTCACCGAGCCCGGCTTCACCCGCCTGTACCAGGACGTGCAGGAAGGGGAGGGCGAAGAGAGCCAGGTCTTACCCGACGTGCAGCAGGGCGCCACGCTTCCTGTCAAAGATGCCAAGGCAGAGGAAAAGAAGACGCCGGCGCCGGGCCGCTTTACAGAAGCCTCTCTGGTGCGGGCACTGGAGAAGGTGGGCGTCGGCCGCCCTTCGACCTATGCCTCCATCCTCAGCACCTTGGATCACCGGGGCTATACCCGCGTGGTGAAGCGGCAACTCACGGTGACCTGGCTGGGTCTGCTGGTCAGCACCTATCTGGCCCAGGCCTGCGCAGATCTGGTGGATGTCCAGTTCACCGCTCACATGGAATCGGAGCTGGACCAGATCGCAGAAGGCGCCCTGAAGCGGGAAACCTATCTCACCCGCTTCTGGACTGAAGGCTTTGCCCGCACCATCGCCCAGGCCCCGCAGCGCGCCCCCAGCGTCTCTGTGCCGCGCGTCCCTGGCGCCGTGGTGACCGTGCGAGCTGGTGAAGTGATCCTGGCCCTG